Proteins from a genomic interval of Zingiber officinale cultivar Zhangliang chromosome 2A, Zo_v1.1, whole genome shotgun sequence:
- the LOC122040207 gene encoding protein TIFY 10b-like, protein MVDQRTTVSNKGQKPKFSKTCRLLSQYLKEMGSLRGLALPMAPVGKSLAPTATMNLLPGVGASREDQTENHQKREPLKSTDLFPHNYGFDSEIKLTPKGQLTIFYGGRVLVFDDYPQDKAKNLMHMARKVNTIGAQHFCFSTADCHPKLDSTSLPASSAAPVAATLQVSLSMAIESDMPLARRNSLHRFLEKRKYRICAKAPYQIRGFPASAIEADPESSQSWLNLGTANSRH, encoded by the exons ATGGTGGATCAGAGGACGACGGTGAGTAACAAGGGACAGAAACCCAAATTCTCTAAGACATGCAGGTTGTTGAGCCAGTACTTGAAGGAGATGGGCAGCCTCCGCGGTCTCGCTCTTCCCATGGCTCCAGTAG GTAAATCTTTGGCACCCACAGCGACCATGAACTTGCTGCCTGGAGTCGGTGCGTCTCGAGAAGACCAAACTGAGAACCATCAAAAAAGAGAGCCTCTGAAATCGACGGATCTCTTTCCCCATAACTATGGTTTTGATTCAGAAATCAA GCTGACGCCCAAGGGACAGCTGACCATCTTCTATGGTGGCAGAGTACTGGTTTTCGACGATTATCCACAAGACAAAGCCAAGAATCTGATGCATATGGCACGCAAAGTGAATACTATTGGAGCTCAACACTTTTGTTTCTCCACTGCGGATTGCCATCCCAAGCTTGACTCAACTTCTCTACCGGCTTCCTCTGCTGCTCCGGTGGCGGCGACGTTGCAAGTTAGCCTGTCCATGGCCATTGAATCGG ACATGCCCTTAGCCAGAAGGAACTCCCTGCATAGATTCTTAGAGAAGAGGAAGTACAG GATCTGCGCTAAGGCACCCTATCAAATCCGTGGATTTCCTGCATCAGCCATTGAGGCCGATCCTGAATCCAGCCAATCCTGGCTCAACCTTGGCACGGCAAATAGCAGGCATTAA